The Magnolia sinica isolate HGM2019 chromosome 10, MsV1, whole genome shotgun sequence genome includes a window with the following:
- the LOC131217352 gene encoding probable leucine-rich repeat receptor-like protein kinase At1g35710 translates to MAMKTSFSFSLLLILAAFLKKAAFLSSSAVATSTFGEADALMKWKDSLLQSQALHSWLLPSTNASTMRISPCKWIGISCNSLGSVTEISLPYAGLQGNLKNLVDLEMSSNNLTGPIPPALGNLRNLKVLYLFSNQISGSIPAQLGNLQNLVELVLCNNSLTGPIPPALGNLRNLKLLYLCRNQISGSIPPKVGNLIKLNELTLENNLLTATTSLAIYHSYARVDLLKTFTAFDNHFIGEILKSLRNCTSLTRVRLGGNQLTGNISEAFGVYPNLKFMDVSNNRLFGELSPNWGECQNLTMLQFSGNMITGRIPPKIGQLTQLGVLGLSSNHLVGEIPKELGRLTSLFNLSLHDNQLSGQVPQEIGKLSNLEVLDLSMNHLSGPIPPQLGDCSKLWYLKMTENDLNGSIPFQIGNLIHLQVVLDLSHNSLNGEISPQLGKLQMLEMLNLSHNMLSGSIPKSFEGMISLQSIDFSYNDLGGPIPISKTFQKAPAKAFIENKGLCGEAQGLKPCNAPSTSYGDARKGHQVIFIILPLLVALFLLFLVVCISSIYYQRRRNPEQLVLERSSGNPFSIWNYDGILVFEDIVEATEGFDDIYCIGIGGYGKVYKTNLQTGQVVAVKKLHPLEGGDQSDQRSFRNEIQVLTEVRHRNIVKLYGFCSHARCSFLVYEYMERGSLTSILSNDEGAIQLDWTTRVKVIKGVAHALSYMHHDCTLPIIHRDLSSNNVLLNSKLEANVFDFGIAQLLIPDSSNWTTLAGTYGYIAPELAYTMRVTEKCDVYSFGVVALEVMMGRHPGELISSLTSPNRQDKLLKDTLDQRLLDPMVEVEQEVAFTVSMALACIRSNPDSRPTMHHVAQELSVGGPSFLSRTIQCTCIMSTDGSESIIDWVKIPQIVGL, encoded by the exons ATGGCCATGAAAacatctttctccttctctcttctgcTTATATTAGCAGCCTTTCTTAAAAAAGCAGCCTTTCTTTCTTCCAGTGCAGTTGCAACATCCACCTTCGGAGAAGCAGATGCTCTAATGAAATGGAAAGACAGCCTCCTGCAATCACAAGCTCTCCATTCATGGTTGCTTCCTTCTACTAATGCTAGTACCATGAGAATCTCACCATGCAAATGGATTGGGATCTCATGCAACAGCCTCGGAAGTGTAACAGAGATAAGCTTACCTTATGCCGGCTTGCAAG ggaatctcaagaatttggttgactTGGAGATGTCCAGTAACAATCTGACTGGTCCAATCCCACCTGCTTTAGGTAACTTGAGAAACCTTAAAGTCTTGTACCTCTtcagcaatcaaatttctggttcaattcctgcacaattaggGAATCTCCAGAATTTGGTTGAGTTGGTTTTGTGCAATAACAGTCTGACTGGTccaatccctcctgctttaggtaatttgagaaaccttaaaCTCTTGTACCTCTGccgcaatcaaatttctggttcaattcctccaaAAGTTGGGAATTTAATCAAACTCAACGAGCTTACCCTGGAGAATAAtcttctaacag CAACAACTTCTCTGGCTATTTACCACAGTTATGCCAGGGTGGATCTCTTAAAGACATTCACAGCTTTTGACAACCATTTCATTGGTGAGATCCTGAAAAGCCTCAGAAATTGCACTAGTTTAACTAGAGTGCGACTCGGAGGAAACCAGCTCACTGGAAATATATCAGAAGCCTTTGgtgtatatccaaatctcaaattcaTGGATGTCAGCAATAACAGGTTGTTTGGTGAACTCTCACCAAACTGGGGAGAATGCCAAAACTTGACAATGCTACAATTCTCTGGGAACATGATCACTGGTAGAATTCCTCCCAAGATTGGGCAGTTGACGCAGCTAGGAGTGCTCGGTCTTTCTTCAAACCATCTGGTGGGAGAGATTCCGAAGGAACTGGGGAGGCTGACTTCTTTGTTCAACCTAAGTTTGCATGATAACCAGCTTTCGGGTCAGGTACCACAAGAAATTGGAAAACTATCCAATTTGGAGGTTCTTGACTTGTCAATGAATCACCTAAGTGGTCCTATACCACCTCAACTAGGGGATTGCTCCAAACTCTGGTATCTAAAAATGACCGAAAATGATTTGAATGGAAGCATTCCATTCCAAATTGGCAATCTCATACACTTACAGGTTGTATTAGACCTTAGCCATAACTCGCTAAATGGAGAGATATCACCACAACTTGGGAAATTGCAAATGCTGGAAATGTTAAACCTCTCCCACAACATGTTGTCTGGCTCGATTCCAAAATCTTTTGAAGGGATGATCAGCTTGCAATCCATAGATTTTTCATACAATGATTTAGGAGGCCCTATTCCTATCAGCAAAACCTTTCAGAAGGCTCCTGCAAAGGCATTCATAGAAAACAAAGGCTTATGTGGTGAAGCGCAAGGTTTGAAACCCTGCAATGCCCCTTCAACAAGCTATGGTGATGCAAGGAAAGGACACCAAGTCATCTTCATTATTCTTCCTCTATTAGTGgccttatttcttttatttttggtcGTTTGCATTTCTTCCATTTATTACCAACGAAGAAGAAATCCGGAGCAATTGGTTCTTGAAAGGAGCAGCGGAaatccattttcaatatggaattatgatgggaTTCTCGTGTTTGAAGACATCGTGGAAGCAACAGAGGGTTTTGACGACATATACTGCATCGGAATTGGAGGGTATGGGAAAGTTTATAAAACAAATCTCCAAACAGGCCAGGTagtagctgtgaagaaacttCACCCACTCGAAGGTGGGGATCAATCtgatcaaagaagttttagaaatgagatacaagtATTAACAGAAGTCCGTCATCGCAACATTGTGAAGCTTTATGGCTTTTGTTCTCATGCTCGATGCTCGTTTCTAGTCTATGAGTACATGGAAAGGGGAAGCTTGACAAGCATCCTAAGCAACGACGAAGGAGCAATACAGTTGGATTGGACTACTAGGGTGAAGGTTATTAAAGGTGTGGCTCATGCTTTATCTTACATGCACCATGATTGCACCCTGCCGATTATCCATCGAGACCTATCAAGCAACAATGTTCTGTTGAATTCGAAACTTGAAGCTAATGTCTTTGACTTCGGCATTGCACAATTGCTAATACCTGATTCATCCAATTGGACTACGCTTGCAGGAACTTATGGATACATTGCTCCAG AGCTTGCATATACCATGAGGGTGACTGAAAAATGCGATGTATATAGCTTCGGTGTTGTGGCACTTGAAGTGATGATGGGAAGGCATCCCGGGGAGCTCATTTCCTCTTTAACGTCACCTAATAGACAAGACAAACTGCTGAAGGATACATTGGACCAACGTCTCTTGGATCCAATGGTTGAGGTTGAACAAGAAGTTGCATTTACAGTGTCCATGGCACTTGCTTGCATTCGGTCAAATCCAGACTCTCGGCCAACCATGCATCACGTGGCTCAGGAGTTATCTGTTGGTGGACCTTCTTTTCTCTCTAGAACCATTCAATGCACTTGCATTATGTCAACTGATGGATCTGAAAGTATAATTGATTGGGTGAAAATTCCTCAGATTGTGGGTCTGTAG
- the LOC131217354 gene encoding UPF0481 protein At3g47200-like — protein sequence MVIDGCFIIGLLCKVAQVIFIDRDDPIFTMVWLWSKLQKDLLVLENQIPFHVLQCLFDLMTVPGDHDCPSLAHLIFNFFHGHSLKSETATKEDPKIKPRLLLHLFHSSGGTLKIPMFVIHGTTFSFFLNLIAFEQCYNDCTKHFTAYAAFMSCLINSTKDVTILCKRRIIQDLLGNSDGDVAHEFKMLGRDVAISNDGSYFSDIILDVSLYQRTKWDGCKEA from the coding sequence ATGGTGATCGATGGTTGCTTCATCATCGGCCTCCTTTGCAAGGTGGCTCAGGTGATATTCATCGACCGTGATGATCCCATTTTCACTATGGTTTGGCTGTGGAGCAAGCTTCAGAAAGACTTGCTGGTGCTTGAAAACCAAATCCCATTCCACGTCCTCCAATGCCTATTTGATCTGATGACTGTCCCAGGCGATCATGATTGCCCCTCCCTCGCCCACCTAATCTTTAATTTCTTCCACGGACATTCACTCAAGAGCGAAACAGCTACAAAAGAGGACCCCAAGATCAAACCCAGGCTTTTACTCCATCTCTTCCACTCCAGCGGAGGCACATTGAAAATACCTATGTTCGTGATCCATGGGAccactttctctttcttcctcaatctGATCGCGTTTGAACAATGCTACAACGATTGCACTAAACACTTCACCGCCTACGCCGCCTTCATGAGTTGCCTGATCAACTCCACCAAAGACGTCACCATCCTCTGCAAGAGAAGGATTATCCAGGATTTGCTGGGTAACAGCGACGGGGATGTGGCCCACGAGTTCAAGATGCTGGGTAGGGATGTGGCTATTTCCAACGACGGGTCCTATTTCTCAGACATAATTTTGGACGTTAGTCTTTATCAGAGGACCAAATGGGATGGATGTAAGGAAGCTTGA